DNA from Victivallaceae bacterium:
AACCGCTACCTAAGTATTTAGAGACCCCTGGGGGGCCCGAAACATGGAGGAAAGAAATCCGAAAACTCTTAAAAAATTAAGTCCTGTGTGCAAGAAACTCGCAAACAACCGCAACATTGATAGGCATTGGCATCTGATTTTCCATCTGTTCCAAATCGGGGACAGCAATAAGACTTCCTTTAAAAGAATTCTTATCCAAAGATAAATATGCAGGTAGAGAATCACAATTCTTCAACTCCAAACACATTTTAATATCCTGTCTCTTGCGAGATTTTTCTTTTAAAGATATTTCCATTCCCAGCTTCACATGAAAAGACCGCCGATCTACTTTTTTACCGTTTACCAAGACATGCCCGTGAGATACCAATTGCTGTGCCGCAAAGATGGTTTTCGCAAAACCTAAGCGATAGACAATATTATCCAAACGACACTCAAATCTTTCAATAAACCACTGAGCCGTATTTCCGGCTTTTTTGGAGGCTTCTTTGAACGCTTTAACGAGCTGCCGCTCCATAATCATGCCGTAGCAAGCTTTCAACTTTTGTTTTTCTTCAAGCTGAAACCCATAATCCGACTTTTTCTTTCTCTGAACACCGTGCTGCCCCGGAGGATTCGGTTTATTCAATAGAGGGTTTCTACTCCTGCCAAAAATATTAGCCCCAAAACGACGTGCTATACGATTTTTAGGACCGCAGTACCGTGCCATTAACGTTTATCCTTTATTTAGACTTCTAAAACAAACACTTCACTTTCAAATGATTCAAAACGACTGATCGTAGCCGAAGGTGACATTTTAGTTAGAGACGTTAATTTTCTACAATGGAATTATTTGTATGATTCCGGTAAAGTCTCCATCATGAAAAATATTTACTACGCTTTAGCCTATTATTCTGTAGCCGGTGTATCCGATCCTCATGAAGAGATCGTTTTACATCAAATTTTTTTGAAAAACAAAGATGCTGCCTGTCGTATTTATATTTCAGAACAAGGCATCAACGGTCAATTCAGCGCCCATATTACGGTTGCTGAAGAGTATATGAATTGGCTTAAGGAGCGACCTTCTTTCGCTAAAATTCATTTTAAGATTCATGAAATTCAAGAAAATATTTACCCTAGAATAACGGTAAAATACCGAAAGCAACTCGTAGCTTTGGATTACGACGTAAATCTATCTCTTATGGGTGATCATATCTCTCCTCAGGAATGGAAAGAAAAGCTTTTGGAAGGTCAGTCGTTGATTCTCGATGTCAGAAACGATTATGAATGGAAAGTCGGTCATTTTGAAGGAGCGACTTTGCCTCCTCTTAACACATTCAGAGAATTTCCCGCTTATGCCGCGGATTTGGCAAAAACGCATGATCTTGAAACCCCGGTTCTCATGTATTGTACCGGAGGAATTCGTTGTGAATTTTATTCCGCATTATTAAAAGAAAAAGGATTCGAAAAGGTTTATCAGCTTGACGGAGGTGTAATAGCCTACGGGCAAGAAGTCGGACAGGATCTCTGGAAAGGGAAGCTTTTTGTCTTCGACGATAGATTGACAATCCCCATATCTCCGACCGAACAACCCAGCATGATTAGCCATTGCATTTATTGCAATAAACCTGCGGACATTTATTACAACTGCGCCAATGTCAATTGCAACGATCTCTTCATTTCCTGTTCCGAATGCATAGCACCTAACCATTGTTGTTGTTCCGACGAGTGTCAAAACTCAAATACGGTGCGTGTATATGATTCATCCCGAGGCAATAAGCCATTCGGAAGAAAAAGTACGGCTACGATCTTAGTTTCGGAAATGAGCGAATAATCTTTTTCTCATTAAATAAAATAGATTTTCCGTAAAGATTTAATAACCGTTTTCACGGCTTATTTTTAACAAAAACGATTTTTACTTGCTCTCGCCACCCAATCATCATCCAGATCGTCACAGTTAAAGTCAGGCATCCCATAATCAAAAATCCCGTTTTCGAGGCTTGGCCTAAACAATGTCCACACAGGAACATAATCCCGGAAGCACATAAAACACCTACGAAGTCAATCAAACTACTTACCGCAAGATTTTGTCCTCTATAAGAAATCGGACTTACTAATTGGACAAAAGCATGTAAAGGTACAATAAAACCGCCTCCGAAAAATCCTAAAGCAAACAATAAAAATATAACACTAATGAGGGAGCTTGAAAAAACATAAAGAAAAACAAAACCTATGCACATACCTAAAGCCATAAAAGGAACATAACCTAATACAACTTTAGATCCCGAAATATAGCCGATAAAAGTAGATCCTAAACCGATACCTATAGCGGTTCCTAAAAAGAAATATCCTCCATACAAGGGCTCCAATCCCAATTCGCTCTTAACAAACGAAAGCAAGGCGGACTGTGTATAGACGCCAACCAATAAAAAAAAGCCTCCTAACAAAATAGAAGAAACAAGAAAAGGAGTAGCACGACATCGTTGTAAACAAACAATCACATCCTTAACAAATGACCAATGTAATTTTTGTTCAGGATTACAAACACCGGTATCTTTTATATTTAATGACAAAAAAAAGCCGATTATCGAAAAAACAAAACAAAATAGTGAAGAGAAAACAAAATTGTCAGAAGATACGTGAACTAAAAAAGACGCTAAAAACACTCCTATAATACTAGCCAAATAAGTAACACTGGTCATAATTCCGTTACATTTCGTCATTTTCCGACTTGGGACCATTTCAGGCAATATTCCGAATTTAGCAGGAGCAAACATAGCAGTATGAGCAGCCATCAAAAATAAAGTTATATACCCTAGTACGGATGACGATAAAACAAAGCCTAAAAATCCCAAGAAAGTACAAACTATTTCTGCTATCCTAGTCAAAAATATTATTTTACTTTTAGAATATTTATCGGAAAGGCTCCCTGCTACCGCTGCCAATACAATAAACGGAGCAGCAAATAAAAAACCTACAGAACTTAAAACTAAAGCATTATTGGATTCGGTTACTTTTGTTAATAGAAAAAATACTAATAAAGTCTTATATAAGTTATCATTTATAACAGTGAAAAAATGAGTTAAAACCAAACCGTGAAACGATTTTTTTTGAGAAACATCAGGCATGCCCAATCAACAACCTCTAACTTTTTTTTTGAGTAATAAAATTGCTCTATTATTAAAAGAATTAGATATGAATCTTCTGATAAATGCCACCCCTTTTAGCAAAAGATGGATTATCGTTCCTAACCAAGAAATAGGTTTATGGATACAAAATCAAATAGGATTTTCAATCCAAAGACAAATTTCCATGGGAACTTTATGTATATCTTCATTGGAAGTTTTTCTTGATAAACTCAATCACTATTTATTTCCAACCGAGCCATTGAAAATTCCCGATGAAGTAGGGATATTTTTTGCTGTAAAAAAAATTTTACTCAAAACCCTCTCGGATGAAAGATATAATCCTATTAAAAAAATTTTTTCAACTAAAACTCAGCGTCTTTCCTTTTCAACGGTTAATTTCATCACCGCTTTTATAAAAAAAGCTTACTTTATGGATTTTAAAATTTTTGAAGATATGGATCCGGTTATAGTACAGGTTTTATCGGAATTTCAAAAAATCTTCGATTCGTTATCGGAAATATTAAATCTTTTTACACAAAAAATAATAATGTCTCCCGATAATGTACCCGCGTTACATTTTTTTGGATTTTCCGATTTTTCTAATCCTATAAAAAATTTTTTTCACAAAATCCAAAACCATATTCCGATAAACATTTATCAACAAACGGCTTGCAGGGGCATTTGTCTAGAGGTATGTTCCGATAAGGAATTGGCATTACTAGGTATTCCGGAAGCTGAACAAGAAAAATTCCATGCGATCCCATATCCTTTTTTGGGTAATTGGGGAGAAATAACAAAGAAACTGCTTTGTCATATCTGTGATTATAATCTTAATACAAAGGAGAATTATGAAGACAATGTCGTTATTAATGATTTAAATCGCCTACAAAATGCTATCTTAAACGTCACCGAAATATGTCCTCAAATAAATGATGATAGCTTTTCTATATTCAAGGCCACTTCCAAATTACGAGAAATCGAGATACTTTGTGATAAAATTTTGAAAATAATAGGTCTCGAAAATGAGAATGCACCCTCACAAATTTTTGTATTAACAACTAATCCTCAAGAATATTTTCCTTTAATAACTCAAGTCTTCTCGGAGAAATTATCTTTTAAATTCTCAGGTTTTTTAACTCGTGAAGGAAAGAATTTAAAAGAAAAAACCGAATTGATTTTTAAGATAATTGAAAGTGATCTGGAAATAGAGAATCTTCTTCTTCTTGTTTTGCATCCAGATTTTTTAAAAAAAAGACGTTGGAAAATCAGTGAATCAAATTTCCTATTAAAAATATTAAAAAATGCAAATATCCTTTGGAAATATACTTCAAACAATCAAGATACTGCTTGGACGGATTACATAGCCGATATTTTCAGGAATTACCCTTTTGTTTCCGACATCTCCAATGAACAATCTCTTTTTGAATCATCACAAAGTGAAATTTATGGAGAATTAGGAATTCTTCTCCATAATTTAACGATTTTTTCTTCGTTTATGAAACTCAATCATATCCCGGCAGATTACAAAGATAAGATGCTTCATCTGCTAAACATTTGCTTTTACATTGATGAAAATGAAGAACGAATTTTACAAGAAGCCGTTTTGAATTCATTTAAAAAAGATTACATTAATACTTATGAAATCGATTTTGACTTTTTCAAATCTTATTTTTTAAAAGCTATTGAGCACGATTTCTCTAACTTCAGGTCACATATCGGAAATTTTATAAGAATCGGTCATTTAACACATCTATCTGCGTTGCCTAAAGACTACACGTTTATTTTAGGATTTCCTGACATCACATGGACTTCGAATCCTTTCGACTCTTTAAAAACCACTTCATTACAAGCGGAAGCCGAGACCAAATTAGCACTCCTGCATGCTATTATCTCTACGAAAAAAAAAGTATGTGTAAGTTATACCCAAAATACACAAAGAAGTCATGAGTCTTTGGCAATCTTACAAGAGATGCTGAAGGTAGTTCCTAAAGACAAAATCGAAAATCATCCCACTCAAAACTATCATCCCGATTATTTCAAACAATCTTCCCCTATTTTTATTAATGATTTATCCAGATTTCAAATGGCAGAAAATTTTAATTCTTCGTCACCTACTATTAGAAAAGATTTTTTTTCCGAAAATCATTCTTATGAGAGAGTGCATGAAAACAATATAGTGACATCCGAACGACTTATTTCTTTTGTTGATCTTATCAATTGTTTATCTTCTCCAATTAATCATTTTTTCAAGCACCGTTACGGTATTAACTATAAAGATCACTACCCTTCAATACCAACCCCAAAGTTTTACCCTTCTTCAGCTTTTAAACGGAAAATAAAAAAGCAATATTTGAAGGAGCGAGATCCACCGCTTTCGCCTTGTTTATGTGTTTATTCGAAATCTTTTTTTGAAGAACAAGCAGAGAGTGAAAAAAATATTTTAGATAAATTTTTGAACGATTCCTCACTACCTTATAGAACTGTCGTATTTTCGGAAGCAGCCGTAAAACAAAATTCTATTATTAAAACACAAAATCCTCCTATAGAGATTATTTTGAATGGCGAGAAAATAAAAATTTGCGGCGAAATTAAAGGAATTTCTTCTGAAGGACTCTACTATCCGGGAAAACTTAAATCTAAAGATTTGTATCCAATACAAGAATATATCGAAATAATAATTTTAAGGTTTTTGAAAATTTCAAAAGGAAGTTTATTTTTTAAAGACGAATCGGAATCCTTAACCCTTACCGAATTATCTTTAACCCCTGAAGATGCTCGAATAAAACTGGAGAACATTGTTCGTTATTACTATTTAACGAAGAATCATCCTTCTCCTTTATTAATCGAATGGGTTCCGGCAATCTTATCCGGAGATGAAGAAAAATTAACTAAAACAATTCATGATTACATCGATCGACTAAGATGCGATGACCTCAATTTCTGGATTTTGAATTTTCGACAATATCCCTCTGCCACGCAAATATTGCAATATTGGAAACAGACGGCTTTTGATATATTTAACCTAGTTCCATAAAAACATGACTTTTGACATCCTTTCGGCTCAAACCCAAATTCTCGGAGAAAATTTTCTGGAAGCTTCAGCGGGCACCGGAAAAACATTCACAATTGAACATCTTTATCTCAGATATGTTGTTGAACACAATATTGATGTAGATAAAATCTTAGTCGTGACTTTTACTAAGAAAGCAACCCAGGATTTACAAGAAAGAATTTTTTCGAATTTAAAGAATATGCTTTCTTTGATTACCGAAAGCAATACATACAAGGATTTACCGGATTATCTTCTCAATTTGCTTAATGATAATGTAAATCGGATTGACAATCGAAAAAATATTTGTCGTCGTTTAAAAACAGCAATTAACAATTTTCAAGACAATGCTATCTTTACTATTCACGGGTTCTGTTCAAAAGTTTTAAGAAAGTATCTACCTGGGCAGATACTCCATGACCACGTCGGTAATGAGTACGACAAATTAAAGAACGAAATCCGAAAATATTTCAAAAACCAAAAATTCAAAGATCTTTTACTTAAGAACCAATTAAAACTCTTATATCAAAAATACCCTTTCTCTTACGGAGATTATAGTAATTCTTTAGAGGAAATAATTTTAAAAGAAATTTTAAACAAAAATCCATCAAAAACTTCATCTACCGATAATACCAGGGAACCCTTACACAACAGCTTTCTCAAAATCAAAAATGAATTTTCTTTCTTGAGCTCCCAAGAAATATTTGATCTTCTCAAAACGGATGCCAAGCATTTTAAAGATATTTGCTCCACTAAGAAAGAAATAAAGAGTTTTTTTCTTGAAAGCCTATCAGGACTTTCGGAATCATTAGCTAACGTCGACATATCCCTATTGAAAACGAACGATATTTGCCGTTTAAATTGTACGAATCGAAAAAAAACCGCTTCGAATAAATCCCTATCGGGTTTATTAAACAGATTACATCAATTAAATGTTTTTAATATGATATCCAAATTCTTGAATTTGGAAATAATTATTGAATTAATAGTTTATGATATAAAAATTCATATCGAAAACAGTGATCTTCATTTAAGTATCAACGATCAATTAATACTTACGGAATGTTTAATCACAACACAACCCCAAATCGCTCAAAAAATTCGAGACGATTTTACATGTGTTATGATTGATGAATTCCAAGATACCGACATTTTACAATGGAAAATTTTTTCTACTCTTTACATAGGACTCTCTCCCCCAAAAAACATTTTTCTTATAGGAGATCCTAAACAAGCCATCTACGGATTCAGGAACGCAGACGTCTATACTTATGCTAAAGCTAAAACATTTTTTGAAACCAAAGGAAAAACGTCTTCCTTAAATGTCAGTTATCGATCTATCCCACGATTAACCGATTGCTTAAATTTCTTTTTTACATACGCTGCTTCACTCATGACTCTACCGAAAACAGGGGGATACATACCGTATACTTCTATTGAAAATCCTCCGAATTCTGCCGAGGATCCATCAAAGGAAAAACCTTGTCAAATTATAGTAGATCAAAATGAAACGAATGTTTTTAAAAGAATATGTTTTGAAATAAAAAAATTAAACACACAAAAAAACATTCCTTTAAAAAAAATAGCCGTCTTATTTAGAGACAAAAAACAAATAGAACGATTTATAAGAATTTCTTCTTGTTTACCCACTACCGTATTTTCAGGAAAATCAATAACAAAATCTCTTGCGTTCGAGGCCCTATTTTCTCTCTTAGCAAGTATTTATTCACCTCATGATGAGGGAAAGTTGTATAAAGCTCTCTGTACTCCGTTATTTTTTCTATCCATAGAAGATTTCATACAAAACAAATTCTACTATCTTGAATTATTTTCTTCTTTCCGAAAAATTTTAATAAACAAAGGAATTCTAGCCTTATTCAAAGAAATAGTGCGACGCCGTGGACCGAAAATCCTTCAAAACATTCATCATTCATTTTATGAAGATCTTTCACATTTATGTGAACTTCTGAACAAAAAAGTACATTGCGTAGAATCATATTTGATCTACTTACAAATATTAAAAAATTCCGGAAATCAAAATCTTGATGAAATAAATCAGACCGGAGATTCCGAATTGGATGCGGTACATTTGTTGACTATTCATGCCTCAAAAGGATTGGAATACGATGCGGTTTTCGTTCCCGGTTTGGATTATGGCACCCGACAAACATCTTCAGACCGAATGGAAGAAAA
Protein-coding regions in this window:
- the rpsD gene encoding 30S ribosomal protein S4, whose product is MARYCGPKNRIARRFGANIFGRSRNPLLNKPNPPGQHGVQRKKKSDYGFQLEEKQKLKACYGMIMERQLVKAFKEASKKAGNTAQWFIERFECRLDNIVYRLGFAKTIFAAQQLVSHGHVLVNGKKVDRRSFHVKLGMEISLKEKSRKRQDIKMCLELKNCDSLPAYLSLDKNSFKGSLIAVPDLEQMENQMPMPINVAVVCEFLAHRT
- a CDS encoding rhodanese-related sulfurtransferase, which codes for MKNIYYALAYYSVAGVSDPHEEIVLHQIFLKNKDAACRIYISEQGINGQFSAHITVAEEYMNWLKERPSFAKIHFKIHEIQENIYPRITVKYRKQLVALDYDVNLSLMGDHISPQEWKEKLLEGQSLILDVRNDYEWKVGHFEGATLPPLNTFREFPAYAADLAKTHDLETPVLMYCTGGIRCEFYSALLKEKGFEKVYQLDGGVIAYGQEVGQDLWKGKLFVFDDRLTIPISPTEQPSMISHCIYCNKPADIYYNCANVNCNDLFISCSECIAPNHCCCSDECQNSNTVRVYDSSRGNKPFGRKSTATILVSEMSE
- a CDS encoding MFS transporter codes for the protein MPDVSQKKSFHGLVLTHFFTVINDNLYKTLLVFFLLTKVTESNNALVLSSVGFLFAAPFIVLAAVAGSLSDKYSKSKIIFLTRIAEIVCTFLGFLGFVLSSSVLGYITLFLMAAHTAMFAPAKFGILPEMVPSRKMTKCNGIMTSVTYLASIIGVFLASFLVHVSSDNFVFSSLFCFVFSIIGFFLSLNIKDTGVCNPEQKLHWSFVKDVIVCLQRCRATPFLVSSILLGGFFLLVGVYTQSALLSFVKSELGLEPLYGGYFFLGTAIGIGLGSTFIGYISGSKVVLGYVPFMALGMCIGFVFLYVFSSSLISVIFLLFALGFFGGGFIVPLHAFVQLVSPISYRGQNLAVSSLIDFVGVLCASGIMFLCGHCLGQASKTGFLIMGCLTLTVTIWMMIGWREQVKIVFVKNKP
- a CDS encoding UvrD-helicase domain-containing protein, coding for MTFDILSAQTQILGENFLEASAGTGKTFTIEHLYLRYVVEHNIDVDKILVVTFTKKATQDLQERIFSNLKNMLSLITESNTYKDLPDYLLNLLNDNVNRIDNRKNICRRLKTAINNFQDNAIFTIHGFCSKVLRKYLPGQILHDHVGNEYDKLKNEIRKYFKNQKFKDLLLKNQLKLLYQKYPFSYGDYSNSLEEIILKEILNKNPSKTSSTDNTREPLHNSFLKIKNEFSFLSSQEIFDLLKTDAKHFKDICSTKKEIKSFFLESLSGLSESLANVDISLLKTNDICRLNCTNRKKTASNKSLSGLLNRLHQLNVFNMISKFLNLEIIIELIVYDIKIHIENSDLHLSINDQLILTECLITTQPQIAQKIRDDFTCVMIDEFQDTDILQWKIFSTLYIGLSPPKNIFLIGDPKQAIYGFRNADVYTYAKAKTFFETKGKTSSLNVSYRSIPRLTDCLNFFFTYAASLMTLPKTGGYIPYTSIENPPNSAEDPSKEKPCQIIVDQNETNVFKRICFEIKKLNTQKNIPLKKIAVLFRDKKQIERFIRISSCLPTTVFSGKSITKSLAFEALFSLLASIYSPHDEGKLYKALCTPLFFLSIEDFIQNKFYYLELFSSFRKILINKGILALFKEIVRRRGPKILQNIHHSFYEDLSHLCELLNKKVHCVESYLIYLQILKNSGNQNLDEINQTGDSELDAVHLLTIHASKGLEYDAVFVPGLDYGTRQTSSDRMEENAEKSRLTYVALTRAKKYLFIPLTLKSYESINEGQPATPISRLLFEIEKNTKISIEKLAEQEKSPFAFFTNESPIKDSSVSSETKLIPPGTFDIPIWEEPIILSFSGLKQVIQTNHQIIENDECLFLHHEPDSSDLPLGPQTGTIIHKIIEKLNWSIFKQPENTSEIISFISPFLQNTPLSGYESYIADMLNKVFNTPIIIDNETIVLNRISSDKILKEADFHLYNDNFSFSKNKYWKGTIDVFFEYNGHYYAIDWKMTYAGGNSENYNESALLKLLEENLLNYQAAIYRTACKKYLELFNKENLFKSIIFIFLRGIDKYGQGVVTL